Proteins encoded by one window of Pecten maximus chromosome 15, xPecMax1.1, whole genome shotgun sequence:
- the LOC117343396 gene encoding SCO-spondin-like codes for MTSCSLGTNFHGSFGEVSAFGQVTCVECCDGDMCNNQGCGDTGPPPRESRGPYCYQCQHMPDPSYCEKLTICDSNEVCSIDETVSFGHQFSSGCRRKGECLHEGLLVGRDIHNLLVGRDIHNLCHKCCSVDFCNQDCTEEKSWSAWGPWGSCSATCGSHGHQIRNRSCTDITGTMGLQGCEGDSMEERNCSDGICQSCRELYNNGKRDSGVYTIAPVGHRPFDVVCNMTDGGGWTVLQHRFPNGSLSFNRNWTDYANGFGDLHGDFWLGLEYIHVLTSGGVHVIIDMIKKGGELTRLSYDYFEVKDAIIARHHSKDLPDTKRFAVIHLLKALHLLGTP; via the exons ATGACG AGTTGCTCTCTGGGTACGAATTTCCATGGCTCGTTTGGAGAAGTCTCGGCTTTCGGACAGGTGACTTGTGTCGAGTGTTGTGACGGAGATATGTGCAACAACCAGGGTTGTGGGGACACCG GACCACCCCCGCGGGAATCTCGTGGACCATACTGCTACCAGTGCCAACATATGCCAGACCCAAGTTACTGTGAAAAACTTACCATCTGTGACAGCAATGAA GTTTGCAGTATTGATGAAACAGTTTCATTTGGTCATCAGTTCTCAAGCGGATGCAGACGAAAAGGA GAGTGTTTACACGAAGGGCTTTTGGTGGGCAGGGACATCCATAACCTTTTGGTGGGCAGGGACATCCATAACCTTTGTCACAAATGTTGTTCAGTTGACTTCTGTAACCAAGATTGCACAG AGGAAAAATCTTGGAGCGCCTGGGGTCCATGGGGGTCATGTTCAGCTACGTGTGGCAGCCATGGTCATCAAATCCGGAATCGATCTTGTACAGATATCACAGGCACAATGGGATTACAAGGCTGCGAAGGTGATTCGATGGAGGAACGCAACTGCTCGGATGGAATATGTcaaa GTTGTCGTGAACTGTACAACAATGGAAAACGCGATTCAGGTGTGTACACCATAGCCCCGGTCGGACACCGACCCTTTGACGTCGTCTGCAACATGACGGACGGAGGAGGATGGACAGTTCTTCAACACCGATTTCCAAACGGCTCTCTTAGCTTTAACCGGAACTGGACAGACTACGCCAATGGTTTCGGTGATCTACATGGCGATTTCTGGCTTGGATTGGAATACATTCACGTGCTGACGTCAGGTGGTGTCCACGTCATCATAGATATGATAAAAAAGGGAGGGGAATTAACAAGGTTAAGTTACGATTACTTTGAGGTGAAAGACGCCA TTATTGCCAGACATCATAGCAAAGACCTTCCCGATACAAAACGGTTTGCTGTGATTCACCTGTTAAAGGCCTTACATTTACTAGGGACACCTTAA